The sequence CGGATGCAGGCACGGCAGCACCTCGAATACACGGCGGGGGCACGCTGCGGATACGCGGCGGGCAGCACACCGCCGATACACCGCGGGCAGCACACCGCCGATACACCGCGGGCAGCACACCGCCGATACACCGCGGGCAGCACACCGCCGATACACCGCGGGCAGCACACCGCCGATACACCGCGGGCAGCACACCGCCGATACACCGCGGCAGCACACCGCCGATACACCGCGGGCAGCACACCGCCGATACACCGCGGGCAGCACACCGCGGATACACCGCGGGCGGCGCCGCGGGTGCGGCGCCGCCCGGGTGGGGTCAGACCGACGCGGTGTGCGGCTGGTCGCCGGCCGTTGCGGCGGCGCGGGCGGCGGCCGCCTTGCGTTCCAGTGCGGCGCCCTCGACGTCGAGCTCCGGCAGCCAGCGCAGCCAGCTCGGCAGCCACCACGCGGAGCGGCCGAGCAGGGCCAGCGCCGCCGGGACCGCGATCATCCGGATCACGAAGGCGTCGAACGCGATGCCGACCGCCAGGGCGAACGCGATCGGCTTGACCGTGTCGTTGCCCTCCGGGACGAACGCCGCGAACACCGCGAACATGATGGTCGCGGCGGCGAGGACGACCGGGGCGGCCTGCCGGAAACCGGTGACGATCGCGTCGCGCGGGGCCGCGCCGTGGGCGTGCGCCTCGTGCATCCGCGACACCAGGAACACCTGGTAGTCCATGGCCAGGCCGAACAGGATGCCGACGATGATGATCGGCGCGAGGCTGATGATCGGGCCGGTCGAGCCGGCGTTGACCACGTCGGCGAGCCAGCCCCACTGGAACACCGCGACCGTGGCGCCGAACGCCGAGCCGATGGTGAGCAGGAAGCCGAGCACGCCGACCACCGGCACCAGCAGCGAGCGGAACACCAGCACCAGCAGCACGAACGCCAGGCCGACGACGAGCGCCAGGTAGACCGGCAGCGCGTCGTTGAGCTTCTGCGACACGTCGATGCTGATCGCGGTCTGACCGGTGACGTACACCTGGGCGCCGTCGCCGTCGGCGACCGTGTCGCGGATCGCGTGCACCAGGTCGACGGTCTTCTCGTCCTCCGCGCCGGAGGCCGGGATGACGGTGATCAGGGCGGCGGACCGGTCCTGGTTCGGCCGGGCCGGGGTGGCCAGGGCGACGTCCGGCAGGCCGGCGACCTGCTTCTGCACCGTGGCCGCGTACGCCGCCGAGTTCGGCCCGTCCACCAGGATCAGCAGCGGCCCGCTGACGCCGGGGCCGAACCGCTGGTCGATCAGCGCGTCGGCCTTGGCCTGGGTGCTGCCCTCCGCCGAGCGCTGGGCCAGGGTGGTCTGCATCTTGAAGAACGGCAGCGCGATCACGCCGAGCGCCAGCACGGCGAGCAGCAGGCTGATCAGGCGCTGGTGGGTGACCGTGTGCGCCCAGCCACGGATGAAGCCGCGCCCGTCCGGCAGCTCGTCCTGCTCGGCCGGGTGGATGTGGCGCAGCTTGCGCGGCAGCGCCCGCAGCCCGATGAAGCCGAGGATCGCCGGGACCAGGGTGATCGCGACGAGCACCGCGACCACGATGGTGGCCGAGGCGGCCAGGCCCATCTCGGTGAGGAACGGGATGCCGACCACGGAGAGGCCGGCCAACGCGATCACCACGGTCAGACCGGCGGTCACCACCGCGGAACCGGCGGTGCCCACCGCGTACGCCGCGGCGGACTCCACGTCCTTGCCGGCGCGCAGCTCGTGCCGGAACCGGGTGACGATGAACAGCGCGTAGTCGATGCCGACCGCGAGGCCCAGCATGACGGCCAGGATCGGGGTGGTCGACTGCAGCTGCACGAAGCCGGAGAGCGTGGTGATGCCGGCGACGCCGATGCCGACCCCGATGATCGCGGTCAGCAGGTTCATCCCGGCGGCGACCAGGGAGCCGTAGCTGAGCGCCAGCACGACCAGCGCGACGACGACACCGATGCCCTCGGAGGCG is a genomic window of Actinoplanes teichomyceticus ATCC 31121 containing:
- a CDS encoding MMPL family transporter, coding for MATLLHRLGLGAVRHRIIVTVVWLLALLAVAFGAVKLSGETVNTFRIPGQESTIALDLMKDRFGDASAGASVQVVFAAPAGQKITDQANAGQVAQTVAALGKLPGVVAASNPLDPQAPAVSRDQTAAYSTVSYGVQPSEVTDEAREAITEALVQARSGGLTVEARGEALSNAADIGGASEGIGVVVALVVLALSYGSLVAAGMNLLTAIIGVGIGVAGITTLSGFVQLQSTTPILAVMLGLAVGIDYALFIVTRFRHELRAGKDVESAAAYAVGTAGSAVVTAGLTVVIALAGLSVVGIPFLTEMGLAASATIVVAVLVAITLVPAILGFIGLRALPRKLRHIHPAEQDELPDGRGFIRGWAHTVTHQRLISLLLAVLALGVIALPFFKMQTTLAQRSAEGSTQAKADALIDQRFGPGVSGPLLILVDGPNSAAYAATVQKQVAGLPDVALATPARPNQDRSAALITVIPASGAEDEKTVDLVHAIRDTVADGDGAQVYVTGQTAISIDVSQKLNDALPVYLALVVGLAFVLLVLVFRSLLVPVVGVLGFLLTIGSAFGATVAVFQWGWLADVVNAGSTGPIISLAPIIIVGILFGLAMDYQVFLVSRMHEAHAHGAAPRDAIVTGFRQAAPVVLAAATIMFAVFAAFVPEGNDTVKPIAFALAVGIAFDAFVIRMIAVPAALALLGRSAWWLPSWLRWLPELDVEGAALERKAAAARAAATAGDQPHTASV